ATTAAAAACTGCAAAATATGAATTTGCAGAAAGTTTCGAAGAATTGAACGAAGCAGTTGCAAAGATAGGAATTCCCTGTGTTGTAAAACCAATCATGTCATCTTCAGGTAAAGGACAATCTACAATAAAATCAGAAGAAGACATTGAAAAAGCCTGGAAAATTGCTCATGAATCAGCAAGGGGATTGGGGAGTAAAGTAATCGTTGAAGAATTCGTCAAATTTGATTATGAAATAACACTTTTAACGGCTCGAACTGCTTTTGGAACAAAATTCTGCGAACCTATAGGTCATATTCAAATTGATGGAGATTACCACGAAAGCTGGCAACCTCACGCAATGTCAGAAAAAGCTAAAAAAGACGCTGAAGCTATGGCTAAAAAAATAACTGATGAATTAGGAGGTTATGGTATTTTTGGCGTAGAAATGTTCATAAAAGGCGATAAAGTCATATTTAGTGAAGTTTCACCAAGACCCCATGATACAGGCATGGTTACGATGGTTACTCAAAATATGAGTGAATTCGAAATTCATGTTCGCTCGATATTAGGATTACCCGTGCATATTGAACTTTTAAAAGAAGGTGCAAGTCACGTAATAAAATCAGAAGTTAAAAAATATGCCCCTTCATATCTAGGTGTTGAAAAAGCACTTGAAGACCCAGCTTGTAAAATACGATTATTTGGAAAACCACTTGCTAAAATAGGTAGAAGAATGGGTGTGGCATTAGTTACAGGCAATAATACGGATGAAACTAGGGCAAAAGCTGAAAATTGCGCTCATAATATTAAGATAGAGTAAAATAATAATTCTAATAGCCATGATACTTGTAATAATTATAATATTAATTGCATAAAAATATAATAATATTTTTTTAAATTATTTTTTTAAATGTTAATTAAAAATAGTAAAAATAGATTAAAAATATTTTAATTAATTATTTGTCCTCGAGTCTAAAAATTCTCCTAACTCTACTACCCCGGCCATGTTCGTCCTTTGGTTGGTTAAAAAAATTACTTAGCTTATCTTCGTTCACATTTGGATAAATATTTAGATTAAAGTAATTATCCATTGTTATTAAATAATTGGAGTACGCCGTATCGACTATGTTACGTTCAATAGTCGTATTTGTAGGAATATCCTCAAATATATCATTTAAACCGCCATCCCATGCCGTATCCCATCCTGAAAAATTCATTAACATACATAGTGACATTAGCGTTACAAAAATATTAATGTACATGGTAACCCCTATTAGTATTTTAAGTTTTTAAGTTTCTAAATTTTAAGCTTTTTTAGCACTAAATTAACTATTTATCATTATTATATATAACATCTTCGATATGTAATTAAATTTAGTTATTTATTGTTACATATATTGCGTTACAATTATATAAATTTAATATCATATCATAGGTGGTTGGCAAATTATTTAAATAATAATATACTACATACTACATAATTCTAAAACCATTATTTTATAATTTTCAATAATATAATTTATGGAACTAACAAAACGAATAATTACGAAAATAATCGGTAATTATCAATATGGTGAAAATATGTATTCAATTCAAGATTGGAGGAGAACCCACTACTCTAAAGAAGTTGTTGCCGAAATGAACGAGCAAGAAGTTACATTAATGGGCTGGGTACACTCAATTAGAGCTTTAGGAAAATTGGCTTTTGTTATATTAAGAGACAGAGAAGGTACAATACAAATTGTAGTACCTAAACAGAAAGTTTCAGAAGAAACTTTTGAAATTGCTAAAAAATTGGGAAAAGAAGACGTTGTAGCAGTTAAAGGTAAAGTTGTAGCAAGTGAAAAAGCACCAAACGGATTTGAAATTATACCAATAGAAATAAGAGTATTAACAAAATCAAATGCTCCATTACCATTAGACCCTGCTGAGAAAGTACCTGCAGATATCGATACAAGATTAGACCACAGATTTTTAGATATTAGAAGACCTAAAATACAAGCTTTATTTAAAATTAGGGCAGAAATGTTAAAATCTGTAAGAAAAACATTTGATGAAACCGGATTTATTGAAGTAAATACCCCTAAACTTGTAGCAAGTGCTACAGAAGGTGGAACAGAATTATTCCCTATTTCATACTTTGAAAAAGAAGCTTTCTTAGGACAGAGCCCTCAGTTATACAAACAGATGATGATGGCAGGTGGATTTGATAGAGTATTTGAAATCGCTCAAATCTTTAGGGCTGAAGAACACAACACAAGAAGGCACTTAAACGAAGCAGTGTCTATCGATATGGAAATGTCATTCTCAGACGAATATGATGCAATGGATGTACTTGAAAAAGTAGTTTACAACTGTTACAAAGATATCGCAGAAAATAAAGCTGACGAAATTGAAACACTAGGAATTAACTTCGAAGTTCCAGATAAAAAATTCGCAAAATTAACGTACTCAGATGCGGTAGATATTGCAAATGGTAAAGGTATCGAATTAGAATGGGGAGAAGATTTATCAAGAGCTGCTGAAAAAGCTGTTGGTGATGAAATGGGTGGCTTATACTTTATTACAGAGTGGCCAACCGTTACAAGACCATTCTATACAATGCCATACGAAAACGACAATACAATCTGTAAAGCTTTCGATTTAATGCATAAAGAATTAGAAATTACTTCAGGAGCTCAAAGGGTTCACAAATACGATTTATTAGTGGAAAACATTACCAAAATGGGTATGAATCCAGAAGGATTTGGAACTTACTTAGAAGCATTTGAATATGGTATGCCACCACACGCAGGCTTTGGATTAGGTGCTGACAGATTTGCAATGATTTTGGCACAGGAAGAAAACATCAGAGAATGTGTTTTATTCCCTAGAGATAGACAGAGATTAACACCTTAATCCTAAAATCTCATAATTTTTTTAAATTTTTAAATTTTTAAATTTCCAATATCTTTTTTAAATGTAATTTTCAAAAATAAGTATCTCAATAAGTAATAATATATAAAAAAGTAATAAAAAAGTAAAAATATTTTTTTAAAGTCTTAAATTATCCAAAATAACTTAAATCGTCATTTTCGTTGGATAATTCTGACTCTTCTTGTGTAAGTTGTACTTTTTCAAGTAATTTTTCAACTTCTAAAGCTCTTTGTTCTAATTTTTTAGAATCTACTTCAAAACCAAGGGCTTTAGATAACACATTTAAAACATTAGTTGATGCTTTTGGGTCTACGACATAACCTATGGTCTCAGCCATTAAACAGGTTGCTTCTATGTTGTTCAATTTAGAAAACATTAGCATTAAACCAGCTGCTCCTAAGATACTACCATTATCGTCCCTAAATTCTACGCCATACTCTTTATGTTGTTCTGCAATCTCTGCAGAAGTTGATGCGACATAAACTTTTAAATCTTCGGTTGGGATTTGACCAATTCCTAGACCACCTAATGTATATGTTTTGGTAGCTCCGTATTCAATACCCAATTCCATGAGTCTCTTAGAAACTTCGTATTGACCCGCAGGCGATAATGATTGAGTATTGCCCACTATTATAACCATTGGAATAGGTTCTTCGATTAAATAGATGTCATTACTCATAAATTCAACGGAACCGTCCGGTTTAACATTTACTTGAGGGGGGAAATCACTACAGTAAATTTCCATTACCTTTTCTCCGTTGAACTCGTCAATTAAGTGTTCTGCGGCAATTCTACCAACGTGTCCAATTCCGGGCAAACCTTCAATTAATACTGCGTCCTTCAAAGGTTCGTGTTCCTTAATTTTTTTCTCAAACAAATTTATCATAGTATCTCCCATTTTTTAATAATTAAATAACTGTTTAAATTATACTTAAAGTAATAAAAATAATAATAGCCATAAAACAGAACTAAATATCATATATTATATGTTATGTATTATTGAAGCAATATATGATTAAATTCTAAACTTTAAATAATTTTTTATATTTTCCAGACAATTTTTGTAAATTTAAGATATCTTCTTCCGAAAGATGTAATTCTTTTGAAATTTTTTTAGATATTTGATTGTATCCAAAAAATAAGGACATAGCGGTTGTAAAATTTTTAGCAATTGTCTTATTGTGTATTTTGGCTTTATCAAAATCAATTAACTTAATTTCGTCAGAAACGATTACATGTTTACCGCCTTGTATTTCAGTATGGTCAATGCCCATTAAATCTAATTTTAAACATTGCTTAAGTGTTTCTTCGATAATAAATATTAAATTATCACCATTCAGCTCATTTATGCAATCTTTAATCATTTTTCCTTCAATATATTCCATTACTATGTAATCATTTGTAAACTCATAAACTTTTGGACCAATCCCTTGCTTATTAATAATACTCAATACGTGCCCTTCATGAAATATAGTATTTTTAGGAGCACCTAATCGTGATATTTTAATTGCAATTGGTAAATATTGCTTAAAATTACTATATTTAAAATTTTTATCAACATAGCCTTTTGAAACACAATTTTGGCAATATCCTTTAAATACAATACCCCTATGACCTTTTCCAATAAATTCCGTTAAAATTATACCTTTTTTATATAATATATCTACAATTTGCCAATCTATTAATTTTTCATTTGTAAAGTTTATATTTTTTATTCTATTTTTTAGCCTAGTTGTTAATCTTAAATTTAAATTATCTTCAATTTTACTATCTTCAGGTTTGGGAAGTTCAACTTTTTGGTCGTCATTTTGTTTTCCACAGTGTATTATGACGTTTAAATCTTCAGATTTTGATTTTTTATCTTTAAAATTATAACCTTTTTCCAATTTAAACTCCCTCGATTACATTATTGATTTAATAGTTATTTTTTGAGCTCATTGCTTATGTTCGATAAAGCAATACTGTGCCTTATATATAAAACGTTTAAACATAGTATTTTACAATCAATATATATAATTAATGAATTATATTAAGTATATTAAATTATATTGAATTACGGAATAATTAAAACAAAAATAACAAATAATATGGGTGGAAATATGGAAAATTCAATTTACGTTGGCGATAAAGGAGTTATGAACTATGTTACTGCAGTTATGACGTTATTTGATAAACCAGATATTAATGAAGTCATATTAAAAGCCAGAGGCAAATCTATTGTAAAAGCTGTTGATGTAGAAGAAGTATTAAAAAATAGGGTTATGAAATCAGTTAATATAAAAAATATAGCTTTAGGGACTGAAATTTTAAAAAGTAACACTGGAAAAGAAATAAATGTATCTACTATTGAGATAACAATTTCAAAAGAATAAATACGTATAAATTAAAAAGAAATAAAATAAAAGTAATTTATAAGTAGTTTAGTAATTTTACAAGTAATTTAATAATTCTTCAGATTTAACTTGAATTTGTTCGCCTGATTCCATATCCTTTACTGAAATCATGTTATTTTCCAAATCTTTTTTACCGATTATAATTACTTTCTTAGCTTTTAAATTATTTGCAAAATTTAAGGATTTATTAAGTTTTCTATTCATTAAATCCAATTCTACAATCTTTGAATTTTCTCGCAATTGTTTTGCAAGTTTAAAGCTTTCTTTGGTTAATTCTACGTCATTTCCTGCGGTTGTAATGTAAATTATCTCTTCATTTACCTCAGGCTCTTCGATATTTAACATAATTCTATCAAATCCATATGCAAAACCAACTGCAGGCGTAGGTTCTCCTTCGAACAACTCTATTAGATTATCGTACCTACCGCCACCACAAACTTGTCTAGCACCTTCTTTGGTACCATATATCTCAAATACCATTCCAGTATAGTAATCCAAACCTCTTGCAATTCCAAAGTTTATAATATAGTCATGGTCTACGTATTCCAATATTTCTTTTAAGTTTTGAAGTGCCTCTATTGATTTAGGGAATTTTTGGAGTTTTTCCATTAAAATATCTATAATTTCATTGTTTCCCTTTAAATCCAATATTTCAAACACGACGTTAGATATAGAAATATCTTTTTCAGATTCTATTGCGTTTAAAACTTCCTTTAAACCTTCAATATCTTCTTTATCAATTAATCGCCTAATTTGGGTACTTTCGTCATCTGAAAGATTAAACTCTTCGAAAACACCTTTTAAAACACCCAAATGACCTATATTTATCTCATATTCCATATTAATGTGTTTTAATCCTTCGATAGCCAAGTTTAAAACTTCAGCATCTGCCGTACATTTATTACTACCGATTAATTCACAGCCCATCTGCCAAAATTCTCTGTATCTACCTGCTTGAGGGTTTTCATATCTAAAACAATTTGTAAGATAGTAGAATTTTAAAGGTTTTGGAACGTTTTTAAATTCGTTTATGAAATACCTGGCAACGGAAGAGGTTAATTCAGGTCTTAAACCCATTTCTCTGTCACCGTGGTCTTTAAATACGAATAATTGACTTCTTATTTCGTCACCTGTTTTTTTACATAAGAGGTCAAAACTTTCAAAAGTAGGCGTACAAATTTCTTTAAAGTTATAATTATCAAAAACTTCTCTTAATTTTTTTGCAATAAATTTCCTTTTTAACATCTCTGAAGGTAAAAAATCCCTTGTTCCTTTAGGTTTTTGAAACATGTGTATCTCTCCAATATAATTATAAATTATAATAAATTAATATTAGATTATATCCACCATAGTCATAGCTTATCATAGTACTAATATCAAAATAATTATCCATTATAAACTCATAAAATCCTTTTAATATATGTTTATGGATTATTAATAGATAACGGTTAATCTTAAAATAAATATATAAAACTCGTTTAAATAAATTAAAAAAAAGATGAAAAACTAAAATAATTATTCAGTTTCTTCGTTTAAAATTTTGTTAATGTCATCTTCCATCATGTGTCCTTTTACGGTAGCTTTTACAGTTTTTACACCATCAAGTTCTAAAACAGCATTTTTAGCACCTGCTGCCATGTGGATAACACTCATACATCCTGGATTTGTAGGAGTTAATGTAAATTCAACGTTTCCTTCGTCATCTACAACAACATCTTTTATTAATCCCATATCAACTATGCTTACACCCATGTGTGGGTCTGGAACTACTTTTATAGCATTCAATACGTCTTCTTTTGAAACCATGCTTTCACCTTTATAATCTTAGAGACAATTAGGTTCTTAAAAATATAGATACAATATACTAACTTGCCATTTTTAAGTGACTTAGCATAATAATAAGCTATTATAATTTAAACTTATATATACTTTATTATTTTGATTAACGGTAAAATAACCTAAATATACGCCAAATACCTTAAAAATATAAATATATCTTTTAAAATAAATTTAAAACGTAAAAGTAGTTTTTTAATATATTTGTAGCATTTTAATACATTATTGTAGGATATAATGTAATTATATACTCATTTAAAAATCAATTACTAAAACTTCTAAAAAATATAAATCTAGTTGAAATTTAATCAGTGACGAAAAATAAATAATAAATTAGAATTAAAAATATAGGTATTTAAGATTTTAAGACCTTAATCTTACTTTATATTTAATCCATGCTCTTTTAAATGTGTTTTAACAATACTACAAAGATAATCATCTTTTGAAACAATCCCGTGTGGATAAATGAATACTCTGTTCTCAATGTTAATTCTTGGATAGTCAATTTCTAAAGTAACATCGTCCAGTAGACATTTTTTCAAATATTGGGTTGTTTTTGTTAAATTCATTAGCGTAGGCTTTTTATATGGTGGATTATTCCTGGGAAGTCTCCAAACAGTCCCGTAGTATGAAATATAATCGGGATTTACTAAAATTACGGTTTCCCCATAAATTTCCATTAAGAGTGTCCAAGAAAACACCCCTCTACTAAAACCTAGTAATCTTCCCAAATAAGATGTTTTAGGGTTTTTGTAGGTTACTTTCAATGTACGTCCGATTATACGTGACAAAGCTTCCTTTGGATTTATATTTTTAGGATTTGTAGGTAAGGAAGTCTTTGGAATTATATTTGTAGGCATATTTTTCAATGGCTTTATCATATGTAACGCGTTTAGGGGATAAAAATAATAATGATTTTTTTTGTTTAACATTACGGCTCCTTCCATTAAACCGTTAAAATCACATTTTACTATTTTTCCACGGTATGTATTAAAAGATTTATTGAGTGTAAATTCCGCAATTACATCTTTATTAAGTGAATCTTTTGGTTTCAAACTAAAAACCTCCAAGAATATAATATTATTACTTGTCAATTATACAATTTATAAAATTACGACAATGGCAATAATAGCGTAAATACCTTTATCTTTAAATTAATTTATATTAATCTCTAAATTTTAACAATAACTTACATTTAAGTGAATTTTCACTATTTTATGGCTTAAATACTGCTATTATATAAAACAGACATGACACTATCATAATGGATATTAATAAATATACTTTACATAAATATTAATGTATTTTTAATATTTAATATTAATTATTATATGTACTAATATAAACCCCATAAATTTAAAATAACTTCAATTTTAAAAAATAAACTAAAATCAATACCTATAAATTATTAAATAAAAAAAATAAAAATAAAAAATTAAACTTAAAATTAAGTTTAATCATTTAGAATAATTCTTGCAATTGGATTTGGTATTTTCCTAATTTACCGCCGTAGTTACCAGCTGTAATTTGTTTAACGCCAGGAATTTTTGTTGCTGCTGCAATACCTGCTTTCATTGCTGCTTTAACTGCTTCTTCATCTACACCGTCGATAACAATTTCGTAAACACCGTTAACGTCTTCAGGGATTGATGATTCTACACTATCTTTTAATGTAGGGCACATTTTTTCGTTTGTTGTTGCTGCCATGAAGCTGTATTTAGGGTTTGTGTAACCTACTTTACTTCCTGATGCTACAATACCTCCAGGGAATGGAGTGATTGTTTTTTCTACGTTGTAAATTGCGTCAACAGCAACTTCTGCTGCGGTTAATGCTGCCATGTTTGAGTCTGCCATAATGAAGAAGTTTCCACCAGCTACTCCTTTTTTAATTCCTAATTTACTTTCGATTTTGAAGTCTCCGCCCATAATTGGTACTGCGTAAATAACTTTTCCATCTTCTGTTTTTTCTTTTGTTTCGTATCCGTCACCGAAGAATTTTAATTTGAAACCAATTTTCAATTGTTCTTCTGCGTCTTCTCCCATTGCGTCGTAAACTGCAGTTGTTGGTGCTGTTAAAACACACTGTCCTAATCTTTCTAATAATTGGTGCTCTAATCCTGATTTTTTAGGGTGGCAGATTTCTACGATGTAACCAGGTCTTCCGTCTGGTGTTTCTGTAGGTGCTACGTATTTTTCAATACCTGCTTCTGCAGGGCACATGATAACTGAACAAGCGAAACCTGTTGCTTCTGTTGCTGCAACTTTTGCTAATCTTTCAGTTGCTGCTGTTATTAATACTCTTGATGTCCAAATTGGAAATCCTTCTGCGAAGGTGTTGTCTATTGCTACTCCGTTTAATTCCATACTAACTCCTCCATATGGTTATAATATCTCAAATTATGATTTAACTATTATTAATAAGTTTTTATTTGATTTTCCTATTATTGAATATTATAAGAATTTTAAACGGTTTAATTTGTAAAATTGGGATATTTTAAGGTTAAATTATTAATTATATTTGCCATATTTCCTTATTTGCTATTTTTTTGAATTTTTATCCATATTACTTTTTTTATTATTTTTACTATCTTCATTTATAACATACAAATTCCACTTTTTTAAAACTCCTTTTGGCATTTCCCCAGATTTTACCTTTTTTAAAAGTTCTTCCCTTCCCCCTTTAGGTTCTATAGTTATATTTTCATTTAATTCTATTTCAAAGTCTTTTAAAGCCTTTTTTAAATCATCCTCGATTGGACAAACTTCAAGTTCTTCTTTAACTTTTTGTGCAAGCTCCAATTGAACTGTAGCTTTATCTTTTTCAAGTTTTATAGGAACTATTAACCGATATTTTTCACTATTCACCAATATGATAGGATTATTTTTATCCAAATTAAATTTATCGGATATACAACTGGTAATTTCCTTAGAATTTACTATTTCGAAGTCTTTTAATCTAAAATAATCCCCTGCGATTATATCTCCCTTTGGAAGATTTTTTACAACCATATCTAAGTTAACTTTAAAATTAGCTCTCAATATTTCTCCAGATATCTTAGGAATACGTTTTTTGTCGAGTAAAGTTATAACATCCCCTGTATCTATATTGTATATAGGATAACCGTCCATTTTAGATATTAAAAGGTTGCCATAGTCGTATTTAGAACGCGTCAACAATTCTCTACTGTTTTTTCGCTCTAAAATAGGGATTGTTAAAGGCATTACGTATTGACGGTAATTATCTGCCTTATTTATTGTAGCTGAAAAAGGTCCTATTTCACTTCCAATGTAAACATTTGTTAATCGCTCTTGTCCTTTTTTCCAACCCATAAAACTTCTTAAGTCATCCCATTGTCTTTTTATCATGTATGTAGTACCCGAAATTAACACTGCATCTTTTAATTTCTCTTTTAATCTATTTTGCAATTCTTTAACTGTTTTTTCAGGATTTTGCTCAAATTTATTTTTATACTTTATATACTCATTATAGAATTCAGTATTGTTGTCATTATGTTTAATTTTTTTATCTCCGGAATTTTCTAGATTTTCTAGATTTTCTAGATTTTCTAAATTATTCGTATCGATTAGATTTGTTAATTTCTTCATATCCTTTAATTCTTTTTCAAATCCTTCTTTTAACTTTTTAGGATTATTCCAGTTCATTATGACATTATAAGGTACTGCAATGATTGCAATTTTCCCCAAACTTAATATTTTTAAAATTGTGGATAAATTATATGCTTTTGAATAATGGTCAATCAAATAATCAGACCTTGGATATAAAGCTATTGCAATCCGTTGGGTTAGTTCAAAACCATAAAGGCGAGTTAAATAGTTATCATCTACTTTAGAAACGCCATCAATTTGAAGCCCTGAGGGAATTAAAAATACCATAGCACCTTTACTATCGTTATTATGAGTATATTTTGAATTACTAGTATTATTAGTATTATTATTTTTAGAACCATTTGATTTTCCAACATATGGTTCCGTATACCATTCTAAAAAACTGGAATCATATATTGCCCTAATTCCCGAAACCCATATCTTTTCCATTGAATTATCAGTAATTTCAAACCATTTTAGTTTCGATAAATCACCTCCTGAAGTGCCAGAAGTATGTATTAATATAGGATTTTTATCAGTTAATTCTAAATTTTGAAAATCTTCATCATTTAGGGTTTCTTTTAATAATAGATTTCCGTTAAGTGAAAATTCTCTCGACTGTGTCGTTTTTTCCACATTTGATATTATCTGATGTTCTTCAATACCTGTATTTTTGAAAATAGCATCTTCATACTCTTCTTTATCATAATAAAGCCAATTTATCCAATCTAAGCCTTTCATACCCTTTATTTTCTTATTAAATATATTTTGAAGTAAATAATCGGTGTCATATTCTATTTTCAAAATAACCCCCTCCGTTATTTTAATATTAGATACTTAATTGACAAATAGTACAGTATTTAATTATCAATACCGCATTATTCTCTGAAAATAAATTATAAGATTACAATAAAAATTTGATAACATATATTAAAATTTATAAAAAAAGACATTTATTAAACTTATTATTCACTTAAAATTAAAATGTTAATATACCAGGTATAAAAAAATGTATAAAAAATAGATATTATGATAAAAAAATAAAAAATAGATTTTAAAGAATTAAGATAGATATATCTTATCTTTTTGCATATTCAATTAATGGTTTTCCGTTTCTTCTTTCAGACCTGAAAGCATCTACGATTCTTTTTGCAGTACCTTCGTCTGCAGAAATGAATGAGAAATTTCTGTAAACATTTACTTCAGTGATATGCTCCTTTGAAACGTCAGATTTTTCGGTAACTTTTCTAAGTAATCTTCTTGTGTCCATATTATCGATTGAGCCCAAAGCTACGAATAATCTTGAACCACCATCGTTGCTTCTTCTACTGTCTCTTCTATCTCTATCGTTTCTATCGTTTCTTCTACCGTCTCTTCTATCTCTATCGTTTCTATCGTTTCTTCTACCGTCTCTTCTATCTCTATCGTTTCTATCGTTTCTATCGTTTCCCCTTCTAGTGCCGTAATCGCCGATTCTTCCGTAGGATTTTCTATTGAGTTCTTCCTTGAATAATTGGGAGATTAATTTATCAATGATTATTTTAGAATCTGCTAATTCTACTAACTCATCTACAATTTCTAAGTTCTCAAATTCGTAATTTTCTAAATTATCAGCATCTTCCGAGTTTCCTTCATTTTCTGCTTGAATTATCTGTTTTAATTTTTCAATTATGTTATTTTTAGTTAATTCAACTATTTCTGTTACATCAGGTATTTTTTCCTTTTTAGCGTCAGATTTTGAGATTTTCATAATGTATTTAAATCTTCTAAATTCTCTTGGTTCTACGAAGGTTATTGCAGTACCTTTATTTCCTGCTCTTCCAGTTCTACCAATTCTGTGTACGTAAGCTTCAGGATTTTGAGGAATATCATAGTTAATAACGTGTGTAAGTTCGTTAATATCGATACCTCTTGCTGCAACGTCAGTAGCAATCATTATGTCAATTTTGTGACTTTTGAATCTTGAAAGAGCCAATTCTCTTTGCTTTTGATTCATGTCTCCGTGCAAAGCTTCTGATGAGTAATTTTCATCATTTAATCTTCTCATTAATTGGTCAACGTCTGCTTTTGTTTTACAGAATACCAAACCATAGAAACCAGGTTCTTTGTCGATTATTCTTCTCAATAATTCAAATTTATCATGTTCTTTAACTTCATAATAGATTTGTTCAGTTAATTCAGTTGTTAAAGCCTTACTTTTAACCCTAATTGTTTCGTATTCGCCCATGTGAAGTTCTACGAGTTCCATGATACTTTTAGGAAGTGTTGCTGAGAAAAGTAATTTTCTACAATCTGGTTTACATTTACTCATAATTTCTTCAACGTCGTCAATAAAACCTAAATTGAGCATTTCGTCAGCTTCGTCGAGTACTAAAAAGTCAATATCGTTCAATTTAAGTGTTCTTCTACCCAAATGGTCGATTACTCTTCCTGGGGTACCAA
The window above is part of the Methanococcus voltae PS genome. Proteins encoded here:
- a CDS encoding DEAD/DEAH box helicase, with product MEFRDLNISESILERLDEKGFKEPTQIQEKAIPIVLDTELDVVGQAQTGTGKTLAFGLPILQKIQEKIQEEGRKNKKAVKAIILTPTRELALQVHDEIDSVNNGNRLRLCTVYGGSSIEKQINKLRNGVDIVIGTPGRVIDHLGRRTLKLNDIDFLVLDEADEMLNLGFIDDVEEIMSKCKPDCRKLLFSATLPKSIMELVELHMGEYETIRVKSKALTTELTEQIYYEVKEHDKFELLRRIIDKEPGFYGLVFCKTKADVDQLMRRLNDENYSSEALHGDMNQKQRELALSRFKSHKIDIMIATDVAARGIDINELTHVINYDIPQNPEAYVHRIGRTGRAGNKGTAITFVEPREFRRFKYIMKISKSDAKKEKIPDVTEIVELTKNNIIEKLKQIIQAENEGNSEDADNLENYEFENLEIVDELVELADSKIIIDKLISQLFKEELNRKSYGRIGDYGTRRGNDRNDRNDRDRRDGRRNDRNDRDRRDGRRNDRNDRDRRDSRRSNDGGSRLFVALGSIDNMDTRRLLRKVTEKSDVSKEHITEVNVYRNFSFISADEGTAKRIVDAFRSERRNGKPLIEYAKR